In Arachis hypogaea cultivar Tifrunner chromosome 2, arahy.Tifrunner.gnm2.J5K5, whole genome shotgun sequence, a genomic segment contains:
- the LOC112727505 gene encoding uncharacterized protein, which translates to MRHFANWILDIGNRKHCPNSGEAWVTIDPDLVIENTDSGVRSVVDNIYQDLEGHVGESNFLVLRAILTPTNEMVDLINDHIFKRIPAEESIYFSSDSICKANFHVEDQDLLYSTEFLNALKFSGFPPYTKVEKRRYNNAS; encoded by the coding sequence ATGAGACACTTTGCAAATTGGATTCTTGACATTGGAAATAGAAAACATTGCCCAAATAGTGGAGAAGCATGGGTAACAATAGATCCAGACTTGGTGATTGAAAATACTGATAGTGGTGTTCGCTCTGTTGTTGACAACATATATCAAGATTTGGAGGGTCATGTTGGAGAATCAAATTTCTTAGTGCTTAGAGCAATCTTAACTCCAACAAATGAGATGGTTGATCTAATAAATGACCATATATTCAAAAGGATACCAGCTGAAGAAAGCATCTATTTCTCTTCTGATTCAATTTGTAAAGCGAATTTTCATGTTGAAGATCAAGACCTACTTTATTCAACAGAGTTCCTTAACGCACTTAAATTTTCAGGATTTCCACCATACACTAAAGTTGAAAAAAGGCGCTACAATAATGCTTCTTAG